One window of Pseudomonas sp. FP198 genomic DNA carries:
- a CDS encoding DMT family transporter: MQSISTNTAAADADAAPPRTFLRWLLLPLVILAGMGLSVEAGLLGPLGVQVGHLWATLSIFGVGSALLFLLLLLSGPQQGPALNELPRWQLIGGFLGPIYLVVLTLATPHIGIAMTMIAILSGQVGKSVLIDHFGWFGASRKPVNRERWLALALIVVALVLIARG; encoded by the coding sequence ATGCAATCGATATCAACCAATACGGCCGCTGCGGACGCGGATGCCGCGCCACCCCGGACTTTCCTGCGCTGGCTCCTGCTACCCCTGGTGATCCTGGCGGGCATGGGGCTATCGGTGGAGGCCGGCCTGCTCGGGCCGCTCGGTGTCCAGGTCGGTCATCTGTGGGCAACGTTGAGCATCTTTGGCGTCGGCTCGGCGCTGTTGTTCCTGCTGTTGTTGCTCAGCGGTCCGCAACAAGGCCCGGCCCTGAATGAGTTGCCGCGCTGGCAGTTGATCGGTGGCTTCCTGGGGCCGATCTACTTGGTGGTACTGACCCTCGCCACGCCGCACATCGGCATTGCCATGACCATGATCGCGATTCTCTCCGGACAGGTCGGCAAAAGCGTTCTGATCGACCATTTCGGCTGGTTCGGCGCGAGCCGCAAGCCTGTCAACCGCGAACGCTGGCTGGCGTTGGCGTTGATTGTCGTGGCCCTTGTCCTGATTGCCCGAGGTTGA
- a CDS encoding DMT family transporter: MSVILLLLVVVAAGAVLSVQAAINGRLGETVGVLRSSLLTFAVGTVVTGLLIVFFEPAHAVSLLDVPKWQLSGALFGVVYMIVMVGAVPRVGTAVATVAVIVGQLAMGMLIDNFGWLGNPPVELSASRLLAMACLALALVFMYRSSTRQT; this comes from the coding sequence ATGAGCGTGATCCTGTTATTGCTGGTGGTTGTCGCCGCCGGCGCGGTATTAAGCGTGCAGGCGGCCATCAACGGGCGTCTGGGCGAGACGGTGGGCGTACTGCGCAGCAGTCTGCTGACCTTCGCGGTAGGCACGGTGGTGACCGGGCTGTTGATCGTGTTTTTCGAGCCGGCCCATGCGGTAAGCCTGTTGGACGTGCCGAAATGGCAGCTCAGCGGCGCATTGTTTGGCGTGGTGTACATGATCGTGATGGTCGGCGCGGTGCCGAGAGTCGGCACGGCCGTGGCAACCGTCGCGGTCATCGTCGGGCAACTTGCCATGGGCATGCTGATCGACAACTTCGGCTGGCTGGGCAATCCACCTGTCGAACTATCCGCCAGCCGCCTGTTGGCCATGGCCTGCCTGGCGCTGGCGCTGGTGTTCATGTATCGCAGCAGTACGCGGCAGACCTGA
- the selD gene encoding selenide, water dikinase SelD: MSEPIRLTQYSHGAGCGCKISPQVLEVILAGSGAQNLDPNLWVGNASRDDAAVYAIDEERGVVSTTDFFMPIVDDPFDFGRIAATNAISDIYAMGGDPLMAIAILGWPVNVLAPEIAREVIRGGRSVCDEAGIPLAGGHSIDAPEPIFGLAVTGLVQKRHMKRNDTATAGCRLYLTKPLGIGILTTAEKKGKLRAADVGLARDWMCTLNKPGSRFGKLDGVTAMTDVTGFGLLGHLVEMADGSQLTARIRYDAVPRLPGVEYYLDQGCVPGGTLRNYDSYASKVGRVQELHKRVLCDPQTSGGLLIAVTPEGESEFLRVAVELGLALEPIGELVERQSHAVEVS, from the coding sequence ATGAGCGAGCCGATTCGCCTGACCCAGTACAGCCACGGTGCCGGTTGCGGCTGCAAGATTTCGCCCCAGGTGCTGGAAGTGATCCTGGCCGGCAGCGGTGCGCAAAACCTTGATCCCAACCTGTGGGTCGGGAACGCTTCCCGGGACGATGCGGCGGTCTACGCCATCGACGAGGAGCGCGGCGTGGTCTCGACCACCGATTTCTTCATGCCGATCGTCGACGATCCGTTCGACTTCGGTCGCATCGCCGCGACCAATGCCATCAGTGATATCTATGCCATGGGCGGTGATCCGCTGATGGCGATTGCGATCCTCGGCTGGCCAGTCAACGTGCTGGCCCCGGAAATCGCGCGCGAGGTGATTCGCGGTGGCCGCTCGGTGTGCGACGAGGCAGGCATTCCCTTGGCGGGCGGGCACTCGATCGATGCGCCCGAGCCGATCTTCGGTCTGGCGGTGACGGGCCTTGTGCAAAAGCGCCACATGAAACGCAACGACACCGCCACCGCGGGCTGCCGGCTGTACCTGACCAAACCCCTGGGAATCGGCATCCTCACGACGGCGGAAAAGAAAGGCAAGCTGCGCGCCGCCGACGTGGGCCTGGCCCGAGACTGGATGTGCACGCTGAACAAGCCCGGCAGCCGTTTCGGCAAGCTCGATGGCGTGACGGCGATGACCGATGTCACCGGTTTCGGCTTGCTCGGGCACCTGGTGGAGATGGCCGATGGCAGCCAACTGACCGCGCGTATCCGCTACGACGCGGTGCCACGCCTGCCAGGCGTCGAGTACTACCTCGATCAAGGCTGCGTACCGGGCGGCACATTACGCAACTATGACAGCTACGCCAGCAAGGTCGGTCGCGTCCAGGAACTGCACAAGCGAGTGCTGTGCGACCCGCAGACCAGTGGCGGCCTGCTGATTGCCGTCACACCCGAAGGGGAGAGCGAGTTCCTGCGGGTCGCCGTTGAACTGGGTCTGGCGCTGGAACCGATTGGTGAATTGGTCGAGCGACAGAGCCACGCGGTCGAGGTGTCTTGA